A DNA window from Aspergillus nidulans FGSC A4 chromosome I contains the following coding sequences:
- a CDS encoding sterol desaturase family protein (transcript_id=CADANIAT00007275), whose amino-acid sequence MDIALELFDTFVGDRLYSALLPASLSSTVSVPGFPTAANSTLSLFGASKPFVYEPATKLLYLEPSKYAYLSAWPRNNIYRQFLSFFLIVWIFGFIVYFISATLSYMFIWDKSTVKHPKFLKNQIPLEIAQTMRSMPIMSLLTAPFLVAEVRGYAKLYDTFDEEPFPYYSILQFPLFIAFTDFFIYWIHRGLHHPLVYKTLHKPHHKWIMPSPFASHAFHPVDGWSQSVPYHVFPFIFPLQKAAYVLLFGFINIWTVMIHDGEYVANSPVINGAACHTMHHLYFNYNYGQFTTLWDRMGGSYRKPNEELFRRETKMGEEEWKRQTKEMETILKDVEGDDDRKYLAEEDSKKNL is encoded by the exons ATGGACATCGCACTGGAATTATTTGACACGTTTGTCGGCGACCGGCTCTACTCCGCTCTTCTCCCtgcctcgctctcctcgACTGTCTCCGTTCCTGGGTTTCCGACAGCAGCAAACAGCACCCTTTCATTGTTCGGTGCATCAAAGCCTTTTGTATATGAGCCAGCGACCAAGCTTCTCTACCTAGAACCATCCAAATATGCATACCTGAGCGCTTGGCCTCGGAACAATATCTACCGCCAATTCTTGAGTTTCTTTTTGATTGTCTG GATCTTCGGTTTCATTGTCTACTTTATTTCTGCCACCCTGTCCTATATGTTCATCTGGGACAAGTCAACCGTCAAGCACCCGAAGTTCCTAAAGAATCAGATCCCATTGGAGATTGCGCAAACCATGCGCTCAATGCCCATCATGTCTCTGTTGACTGCACCCTTCTTGGTCGCCGAAGTTCGGGGATATGCTAAACTTTACGATACCTTCGACGAGGAACCATTCCCTTACTACAGTATCCTGCAGTTCCCCCTGTTTATCGCGTTCACCGATTTCTTCATCTACTGGATCCACCGCGGCTTGCACCACCCCCTCGTTTACAAGACTCTACACAAGCCTCACCACAAGTGGATCATGCCTAGTCCTTTCGCCTCCCATGCTTTTCATCCCGTTGACGGCTGGTCACAGAGTGTTCCTTACCACGTGTTCCCTTTTATCTTTCCTTTGCAGAAGGCGGCCTATGTACTTCTATTTGGATTCATCAACATCTGGACCGTTATGATTCACGATGGTGAATACGTCGCCAACAGCCCCGTTATCAATGGAGCCGCCTGTCACACTATGCATCATCTTTACTTCAATTACAATTACGGTCAATTCACCACTTTATGGGATCGCATGGGTGGCAGCTACCGAAAGCCTAACGAAGAGCTCTTCCGCCGTGAGACAAAgatgggcgaggaagagtGGAAGCGACAGACCAAGGAGATGGAAACTATTCTCAAAGATGTTGAAGGTGATGAtgaccgcaaatatctcgCTGAGGAAGATAGCAAAAAGAACCTGTGA
- a CDS encoding NCBP1 family protein (transcript_id=CADANIAT00007276): MADYERRNHGPRGGGRKRRYRDDDDYDRRQRRRYEEPLVVKVRRQLLTIAESAARRAEDDALSIAKNVAENYEDEELRDNFIEVALDLVLEQPLKIPFIATTVLVANTIKSDLAADVLKHAVERFQHNVDAGAWREVKLLLRFLGCLQCILEGDGVFAILEELFSRAVDLQTASSEDLIGLELVKIILYTIPYIMASPVSGFESQALGLLEKTDIIASTPHTLVDLANPFGPDSQKSATVPSVISLLQSQLQAEASRNWELECLPRPWANVREGDEEPKRLEEGPKHVLPDITIPSPVLNGSRAIFPEVFLSVYGDQDIETVPSTSNIASSLLRDALVDTINIMDFNRIATAKFLIDLDCYFTPSIFVKRATPFDKLRDLPDDRTTWKPEDVAVDAVFSQLFQLPSPEHKLVYYHSVLTECCKIAPAAIAPSLGRAIRFLYRSLDVIDLELSHRFLDWFAHHLSNFGFTWKWSEWIEDLELPLVHPRMAFINGALDKEIRLSFAQRIRGTLPDPYQDLISEGKEKDTPDFKYASDTTPYANEGREIMQLIRRKAADDEIQPHITAIEERAAGLGVEIPLLPSTDAFVTSICFVGAKSLSHVLSCIERNKERLLAIGPRSPGARRQIITSVMEYWVDQPGIGINIIDKLLNYTILTPLSVIEWALVDHLDAGTILAKTHIFEMISATVGKVTNRLRQIVAARIQPGLYEPQLSVLDETLNREKKDMHALFQVIEDSVVSVAGGSNDQLMERGDGSGDLPEDEIIREWGKRWLRAFRRKAGVEEAFISQAMSSATPVGTKAPTPPPAAADGSVPGDGAGDGDMDIADADADRTAGI; encoded by the exons ATGGCTGATTACGAACGTCGGAACCATGGCCCTAGGGGAGGTGGGCGCAAGCGGCGTTATAGAG ATGATGACGATTACGATCGCCGCCAACGACGCAGATATGAAGAACCTCTAGTGGTCAAAGTTCGACGGCAGCTTCTCACAATTGCTGAATCG GCCGCTAGGAgggcggaagatgatgcaCTGAGCATTGCGAAGAACGTGGCCGAGAActacgaggacgaggaactAAGGGATAATTTTATTGAGGTTGCGCTTGACCT TGTCTTGGAGCAGCCGCTGAAAATACCTTTCATTGCTACTACCGTGCTTGTTGCTAATACGATAAAATCGGACCTCGCCGCCGACGTCCTAAAACACGCAGTTGAGCGCTTCCAGCACAATGTTGATGCCGGTGCTTGGCGCGAAGTCAAGCTTCTTCTACGCTTTCTCGGATGCTTACAATGTATATTGGAGGGGGATGGCGTCTTTGCGATCTTGGAGGAACTTTTCTCCCGTGCTGTTGATCTTCAAACCGCGTCTTCCGAAGAT CTAATTGGATTGGAGCTCGTGAAAATCATTCTATACACGATCCCGTACATCATGGCCTCCCCGGTCAGCGGGTTTGAAAGTCAGGCGCTGGGCCTACTAGAAAAGACTGATATCATCGCATCTACGCCGCATACGCTTGTAGACTTGGCGAACCCCTTCGGACCTGATAGTCAGAAATCGGCGACTGTTCCCAGCGTTATCAGCCTACTCCAAAGCCAGCTACAAGCCGAAGCGAGTCGAAATTGGGAACTGGAGTGCCTGCCCCGGCCATGGGCAAATGTAAgagaaggcgatgaagaaCCGAAGCGTCTTGAAGAAGGGCCGAAGCATGTGTTACCTGATATCACGATACCGAGCCCCGTACTAAATGGATCGAGGGCAATCTTCCCAGAGGTTTTTCTGTCTGTCTATGGAGATCAGGATATTGAGACAGTTCCATCAACGTCAAACAttgcttcttctctgctgaGAGACGCTCTTGTTGACACCATTAACATCATGGACTTTAACCGCATTGCAACGGCAAAGTTCCTGATTGATCTCGACTGTTATTTTACACCCAGCATCTTCGTGAAGCGTGCCACTCCATTCGATAAGTTGCGCGATCTCCCTGATGACCGGACAACGTGGAAACCGGAGGACGTGGCTGTAGATGCTGTTTTCTCTCAGCTGTTTCAATTGCCTTCACCCGAGCACAAACTTGTTTATTACCATTCTGTCCTCACAGAGTGCTGCAAGATTGCACCGGCGGCCATTGCGCCGAGCTTGGGTCGCGCGATCCGATTTCTCTATCGCAGTCTCGACGTAATTGACCTGGAACTTAGTCACCGGTTCTTGGATTGGTTTGCGCATCATTTGAGTAATTTTGGGTTTACTTGGAAGTGGAGTGAATG GATTGAGGACCTAGAGCTTCCCCTTGTACATCCAAGGATGGCGTTCATCAATGGCGCGCTAGATAAAGAGATTCGGCTGAGTTTTGCCCAGCGCATTCGGGGAACCCTCCCAGATCCTTATCAAGACCTCATCtctgaaggaaaagagaaggaCACCCCTGACTTCAAATACGCATCTGACA CGACGCCCTATGCAAATGAAGGCAGAGAAATCATGCAGCTCATTCGTAGAAAGGCCGCAGACGATGAAATTCAACCTCACATCACTGCGATCGAAGAGCGAGCAGCTGGTCTGGGAGTTGAGATCCCCCTGTTACCCTCCACGGATGCCTTCGTTACCTCCATCTGCTTCGTAGGCGCAAAATCCCTCTCTCACGTTCTGTCCTGCATCGAGCGGAACAAGGAACGCCTCTTGGCGATTGGACCAAGGTCACCTGGTGCGCGTCGCCAAATTATCACATCAGTCATGGAATACTGGGTTGACCAACCCGGCATTGGTATCAACATCATCGACAAGCTGCTGAACTACACAATCCTAACACCCCTTTCCGTCATTGAATGGGCGCTGGTCGACCACTTGGACGCAGGCACTATTCTCGCAAAAACCCACATCTTCGAAATGATCTCTGCTACTGTCGGCAAAGTCACCAACCGCCTTCGCCAGATCGTCGCGGCTCGCATCCAGCCAGGTCTCTATGAGCCTCAGCTAAGTGTACTTGATGAAACTCTTAACcgtgagaagaaggatatgCACGCCCTTTTCCAGGTCATTGAAGACTCCGTCGTTTCTGTGGCCGGAGGTAGCAACGACCAGCTCATGGAACGTGGTGACGGCAGCGGCGATTTGCCCGAGGACGAAATCATTCGTGAGTGGGGTAAACGCTGGCTTCGCGCGTTTCGTCGCAAGGCCGGCGTCGAGGAAGCCTTCATTAGCCAGGCTATGTCCAGCGCAACACCTGTCGGGACGAAAGCCCCGACCCCACCtccggctgctgctgatggaaGTGTCCCTGGGGATGGAGCGGGCGATGGTGATATGGATATTGCCGATGCGGATGCGGATAGGACGGCTGGTATCTGA
- a CDS encoding serine/threonine protein kinase gsk3 (transcript_id=CADANIAT00007277) → MSQNRSGVFSNLRMGEVVREKVQDGLTGETKEIQYSQCKIVGNGSFGVVFQTKMMPSGEDAAIKRVLQDKRFKNRELQIMRIVRHPNIVELKAFYYSNGERKDEVYLNLVLEYVPETVYRASRYFNKLKTTMPMLEVKLYIYQLFRSLAYIHSQGICHRDIKPQNLLLDPATGILKLCDFGSAKILVENEPNVSYICSRYYRAPELIFGATNYTTKIDVWSTGCVMAELMLGQPLFPGESGIDQLVEIIKVLGTPTREQIRTMNPNYMEHKFPQIKPHPFNKVFRKAPHEAIDLISALLEYTPTQRLSAIEAMCHPFFDELRDPNTKLPDSRHPNGAARDLPNLFDFSRHELSIAPSMNSRLVPPHSRPALEARGLYIDDFKPLKKEEMMAHLD, encoded by the exons ATGTCACAGAATCGGTCTGGGGTGTTTTCCAACTTGCGCATGGGTG AAGTCGTCCGCGAGAAAGTCCAAGATGGACTAACAGGGGAAACGAAAGAAATACAATATTCGCAATGTAAAATTGTCGGTAATGGGTCGTTCGGAGTTGTCTTCCAGACAAAAATGATGCCCAGCGGCGAGGATGCTGCCATCAAGCGGGTTCTCCAGGACAAGCGTTTCAAG AATCGTGAATTGCAAATCATGAGGATTGTGCGCCATCCTAACATTGTCGAGCTGAAGGCTTTCTACTATTCGAATGGCGAAAGG AAGGACGAAGTGTACCTGAATCTTGTCTTAGAATATGTACCGGAAACTGTTTATCGGGCGTCTCGCTACTTCAACAAGTTGAAGACAACCATGCCGATGTTGGAAGTCAAGCTTTACATCTACCAGCTATTCCGTTCGCTGGCATATATCCATTCACAAGGAATCTGTCACCGCGACATCAAGCCCCAGAACCTTCTTCTCGACCCCGCTACTGGTATCCTGAAACTTTGCGATTTCGGATCCGCCAAGATTTTGGTCGAGAATGAGCCTAACGTATCATACATTTGCTCGCGTTACTACCGAGCCCCAGAATTGATATTTGGTGCTACGAATTACACAACCAAGATCG ACGTATGGTCTACTGGCTGTGTGATGGCCGAGCTGATGCTCGGGCAACCTCTCTTCCCTGGAGAGTCTGGAATTGATCAACTGGTCGAAATTATCAAGGTTCTCGGTACTCCTACACGGGAGCAAATCCGTACAATGAATCCCAACTACATGGAGCATAAATTTCCTCAAATCAAGCCACATCCCTTCAACAAG GTCTTCCGAAAAGCGCCACATGAGGCTATCGATTTGATTTCCGCGCTGCTAGAATATACGCCAACGCAGCGTCTTTCCGCAATCGAAGCAATGTGCCATCCCTTTTTCGATGAACTCCGGGATCCGAACACCAAACTACCCGACTCGCGACACCCCAACGGTGCAGCTAGGGATCTACCAAACCTTTTCGACTTCTCTCGACATG AACTCTCAATCGCACCTTCAATGAACAGTCGGCTTGTCCCACCGCATTCACGGCCTGCGCTCGAAGCTCGCGGACTATATATCGACGACTTTAAGCCtctgaagaaagaagaaatgatgGCACACCTTGACTGA
- a CDS encoding uncharacterized protein (transcript_id=CADANIAT00007278) — translation MHSGDSAQHEPGGACRSMQSKKHEDLIDLDMAVPKTWYLLPL, via the exons ATGCACTCGGGTGACTCGGCTCAGCATGAGCCAGGAGGCGCATGCCGGTCAATGCAGTCGAAGAAACACGAGGATCTCATTGAT CTCGATATGGCTGTCCCCAAGACCTGGTACCTCCTACCTCTCTAG